From the genome of Vitis riparia cultivar Riparia Gloire de Montpellier isolate 1030 chromosome 2, EGFV_Vit.rip_1.0, whole genome shotgun sequence, one region includes:
- the LOC117930166 gene encoding probable pectinesterase 55, translated as MKKCIIVLIVLLVFSYGDWILSTEAAPASIAKQISVPGDYQKISDAVDDGVPTGNNEWILIKVAPGVYTDTVTVPANKPYVIIQGGGKDNTILAWKSANKGLADAPLIVRASNFIAKDITFKNTYNLNEVAPAVAGFVQGDKCSFYQCNFLGVQDTLADYNGRHFFSSCYIEGTTDFIFGDGTSIYQDCTINATGSGYITAQGREQANEASGFVFKFANVIGKGPTYLGRAWRAYSRVLFYQSTFADIIDPKGWDAWGNPE; from the exons ATGAAGAAGTGTATAATAGTGCTTATTGTTTTGCTGGTCTTCAGTTATGGGGACTGGATACTAAGTACTGAAGCAGCTCCAGCTTCCATTGCTAAGCAAATCTCAGTCCCTGGAGATTACCAAAAAATTTCAGATGCGGTTGACGATGGTGTTCCCACAGGGAACAATGAATGGATTTTGATTAAAGTTGCCCCCGGAGTTTATAC AGACACTGTCACTGTTCCTGCTAACAAACCCTACGTCATTATACAAGGTGGTGGCAAAGATAACACAATACTTGCTTGGAAGTCTGCTAATAAAGGCCTGGCAGATGCTCCTCTGATTGTAAGAGCAAGCAATTTCATTGCAAAAGATATTACTTTCAAG AACACATACAATCTTAATGAAGTAGCTCCAGCCGTTGCTGGCTTTGTACAAGGAGACAAGTGTTCTTTCTATCAATGTAATTTTCTTGGTGTACAAGATACCTTAGCGGATTACAATGGTCGCCATTTCTTCAGCTCTTGCTACATTGAAGGCACTACTGACTTCATTTTCGGTGATGGCACCTCCATTTACCAG GACTGCACAATAAACGCGACAGGAAGCGGTTATATAACAGCGCAAGGCAGAGAACAAGCCAACGAAGCTTCGGGTTTTGTCTTTAAATTTGCGAATGTGATTGGAAAAGGTCCAACATACCTGGGTAGAGCATGGAGGGCTTATTCCAGAGTATTGTTTTATCAATCCACATTTGCAGACATTATAGATCCAAAGGGGTGGGATGCTTGGGGAAATCCTGAGTAA